The following is a genomic window from Deltaproteobacteria bacterium PRO3.
AGTTGGCATTGGGGATGTCGTGGTCGGGCCAGACGATGATCTTCAGGCCGTTGGCCAGGGTGCGGCTGGCGATCTGTTCGCTGCCGGGCACGGCGGTGGAGGCGGGCACTGGCGGCTGTGCGGCCGAAACCAGCGTGGGCAGGCAACCCAGCGTCAGGTCGAGGACAAGAGGGAGCAGGCGCATGGTGTTTTCCCTTCGAACAGTGCCCGCTCAGCAGCGCGGCGTTTGACGAGCCCGGACAGCTTCTTGCCCGAGGCGTAGACCCAGCGGTCGAATTGAGCA
Proteins encoded in this region:
- a CDS encoding lysozyme → AQFDRWVYASGKKLSGLVKRRAAERALFEGKTPCACSLLSST